GGTGACGGCCAATTCGCGCATGTCCTACGCCTTCTCGCGCGACAACGCCCTCCCGGGCTCGCGCCTGTGGTCGAAGGTCAATCCGCGCACCGGCACGCCCACGAACTCGATCTGGTTCTGCGTGTTCTGGTCGGTGGTGCTGACGCTGCCCTCGCTGTGGTCGCTCACGGCCTACTTCGCGGTGACGTCGATCGCGGTCATCGGCCTCTACATCGCCTACGTCACGCCGGTGATGCTGCGCCGGCTCAAGCCCGACTTCCAGGACGGGCCGTTCAGCCTCGGTCGCTGGAGCGCCCCGGTCGGCTGGATCTCGGTGGTCTGGGTGATCTTCATCGTGATCCTGTTCATGCTGCCGCAGTACTCCCCGGGCACGCTCGGCGACAGCACGTTCAACTACGCGCCGGTGGCGGTCCTCACCGTGCTGCTGTTCGCGACCGTGACCTGGTTCGTCGGCGGCCGGCAGCACTTCATGCACGGCGCCAAGGGCGAGCACACGACCAAGGACCTCGAGGACATCTTCGACGAGGGGGAGGGGCAGGAGGAGGCCCGTCGGGAGATCCTGGCCGAGGACGACTAGGAGGGGTGCCATGCCTGGCGTCGCCCGGCAGCCCGGGCTGGGGCACGCGGTGCTGCGGCCCGTGCGCACCCACCACGCGTTCGAGGGCTGCGTGGAGCAGCTCGCGACCGCCATCCGGCTCGGGGCCTATCCCTACGGCTCGACGCTCCCCGCGGAGCGCGACCTGGCCGAGCGGATGTCGGTCTCGCGGGCGACCCTGCGCGAGGCCATCGCCGCGCTGCGCCAGGCCGGCATGGTCGAGACCACGCGGGGCCGCGGCGGCGGCACGCGCGTGGTCTACCGCCCGCCCGTCCCCTCCGAGGAGGAGCGCGGGCGGCTCGCGGGACGTCGCGAGGAGCTGCTCGACTCGCTGGTGCTGCGACGGGTCGTGGAGCCGGGGGCCTGCTGGACCGCCGCCTCGCGCGACCTGCCGGCCGCGGACCGGATGATGCTCACCTCGGCGCTGATCGAGGTCGAGCAGGCGCGCGAGCCGGGGCGGCACCGGCAGGCCGACTCCCGGCTGCACCTCGCGCTGGCCACGGCCTCCGGGTCACGGCTGCTCCTCGACGCCGTCACCGCCGCCCAGTCGATGCTGCACGACATGCTCCAGGCGATCCCCGTCCTGGAGGCCAACATCGCCCACTCCGACACCCAGCACCGCGCGATCGTCCAGGCGGTGCTGCAGCGCGACCCGCCCAAGGCGCGCCTGGTGATGGAGCGCCACTGCGACGACACCGCCGCGCTGCTGCGCGGGCTGCTCGACCTGACCGGACCCTGACCGAAAGGACCCCGCATGGCCCCGTCGAACCCCGACGCCCCGCCGCTGCGCAACGACCGCCACCTCGGCGTCGACGACCTCCGCCTGCGCATCGAGCGCGGCGAGATCGACACCGTCGTGGTGGCCTTCACCGACATGCAGGGGCGTCTGCAGGGCAAGCGCCTGCACGGGCGCTACTTCCTCGACCACGTCCTCGGCCACGGCACCGAGGGCTGCAACTACCTGCTGGGGGTCGACGTCGACATGAACACCGTCGACGGCTACGCGATCACCTCGTGGGAGCGCGGCTACGGCGACATGGAGTTCCAGCTCGACCTGTCCACGATCCGCCTGCTGCCCCACCTCCCGGGCTCGGCGATGGTGCAGTGCGACCTCGCCTGGCCGGCCTCGAGCAGCGGCGGCGACCACCAGCCGGTCGTCCAGTCGCCGCGGACGATCCTCAAGCGGCAGGTCGACCGGGCGGACGAGCTGGGCTACGTCGCGCTCGCCGGCACCGAGCTGGAGTTCGTGGCCTACCAGGACTCCTACGAGGCCGCCTCCGAGCTGAACTACCACGGGCTGACCCCGGTCAACCAGTACAACGTCGACTACTCGATCCTCGGCACCACCCGCATCGAGGGCCTGCTGCGCGAGATCCGCAACGCCACCTACGCCGCGGGCATGAACGTCGAGGGCGCCAAGGGGGAGTGCAACCTCGGCCAGCACGAGATCGGGTTCCTGTACGACGACGTGGTCGTCACCGCCGACAACCACGCGGTCTACAAGACGATGGCCAAGGAGATCGCCGCCCAGCAGGGCAGGTCGATCACGTTCATGGCCAAGGTCAACGAGCGCGAGGGCAGCTCGTGCCACATCCACCTGTCGCTGCGCGGCAAGGACGGGTCGATCGTCTTCTGGGACGACGACAGGGACGACCGCACCGAGCTCTACGACCAGTTCATCGCCGGCGTGCTGGCGACGATGGCGGACTTCACGCTGCTCTACGCCCCCAACATCAACTCCTACAAGCGGTTCGCCGACGGGTCCTTCGCCCCGACCGCGATCGCGTGGGGCGAGGACAACCGCACCTGCGCCGTCCGTCTGGTCGGCCGCGGGCCCGCCGCCCGCATGGAGAACCGGGTCCCCGGCGGCGACGTGAACCCCTACTTGGCCCTGGCCGCCATGCTGGCGGGAGGACTGCACGGGATCGAGCGGGGGCTCGAGCTCGAGCCGCCCACGGAGGGCAACGCCTACACGTCGGGACGCCCGACCGTGCCTCGTACACTGCGCGAGGCGCGCGAGGTGTTCACCGCCTCCGAGGTGGCCCGCGCGACCCTGGGCGACGAGGTCGTCGACCACTACACCAACATGGCCGACGTCGAGCTCGCCGCCTACCAGGCAGCCGTCACGGACTGGGAGCTCCGTCGCGGCTTCGAACGCCTCTAGGAAGGAAGAGATGACCCACACCGTCATCAACCCGGCCACCGGCGCGCCCGTCGCCGACGTGGCCTCCGCGAGCGTCGAGGAGACCGACGCCGCGATCGCGCGGGCCAAGGCGGCCTTCCCCGGCTGGCGCGACACCGCGCCGGGGGACAAGGCGCGGATCCTGCGCCGGTTCGCCGCGGTGATCGACGAGCACCTCGACGAGCTCGCCGACCTCGAGGTGCGCAACGCCGGCCACACGCTGGGCAACGCGCGCTGGGAGGCGGGCAACGTCCGCGACGTCGTCAACTACTACTCCGCCGCGCCGGAGCGGCTGTTCGGCCGCCAGATCCCGGTCGCCGGCGGGGTCGACGTCACCTTCCACGAGCCGCTGGGCGTGGTCGGCGTGATCGTGCCGTGGAACTTCCCGATGCCGATCGCCGGCTGGGGCTTCGCCCCGGCGATCGCGGCCGGCAACACGGTCGTGCTCAAGCCGGCCGAGCTGACCCCGCTGACCGCGATCCGGATCGGCGAGCTCGCGCTCGAGGCGGGCCTGCCCGAGGGCGTGCTCACCGTCGTGCCCGGCAAGGGCTCGGTGGTCGGCGAGCGCTTCGTCACCCACCCCGACGTCCGCAAGGTCTGCTTCACCGGGTCGACCGGGGTCGGCAAGCGCATCATGGCCGGCTGCGCCGACCAGGTGAAGCGGGTGACCCTCGAGCTGGGCGGCAAGTCGGCCAACGTGGTGTTCGCCGACGCCGACGTCGCCGCCGCGGCGGCCGCCGCGCCGTACGCCGTCTTCGACAACGCGGGCCAGGACTGCTGCGCCCGCTCCCGCATCCTGGTCCAGCGCTCGGCGTACGACGAGTTCCTCACCCACCTGCAGACCGCGGTGGAGGGGATGCGGGTGACCGACCCGAGCGACCCGGACAGCGAGATGGGCCCGTTGGTCTCGGCCCAGCAGCGCGAGACCGTGCAGGGCTACCTCGACGGGGTCGACGTGGCGTTCACCGGCTCCGCCCCGTCGGGCGGCGACTGGGACGGCGGCTTCTGGATGCCGCCGACGGTGGTGCTCAACGAGGACCCGGCCGCGCGGATCTGGCGCGAGGAGGTCTTCGGCCCGGTCGTCGCGGTGATGCCGTTCGACGACGAGGCCGACGCGGTGCGCCTGGCCAACGACACGGAGTTCGGCCTGTCGGGCTCCATCTACACCTCCGACCTCGGGCGGGCGCTGCGGGTCTCGCGCGCCATCGAGGCCGGCAACCTCTCGGTCAACTCGCACTCCTCGGTGCGCTACTGGACGCCGTTCGGCGGCTTCAAGCAGAGCGGCCTCGGCCGCGAGCTCGGGCCGGACGCACCCCACGCGTTCACCGAGGAGAAGAACGTGTTCTTCGCACAGTAATTGTGGTCTCGACAAGCTCGACCACCAGCACAGGGAAAGGGAGGCGCCCCATGGGCGGCAGGCTCGACGGCAAGGTCGCGGTCGTGACCGGAGGATGCTCCGGGATCGGACTCGCCACGGTGAAGCGGTTCCTCGAGGAGGGAGCGCAGGTCGTCGTCGGCGACCTCGACGACGCCAAGGGCGAGGCCCTCGCCGCCGAGGCGGGCATCACCTACGTCCACACGGACGTGACGAGCAAGGACGACGTCGACGCGCTCTTCGGGACGGCGCACTCGACCTACGGGCGGATCGACATCGCCTTCAACAACGCCGGCATCTCGCCGCCGCAGGACGACTCGATCCTCGACACCGACCTCGACGCGTGGCAGCTGGTGCAGGACGTCAACCTCAAGAGCGTCTACCTGTGCTGCAAGGCGGTGCTGCCCTACATGATCGAGCAGGGGAGCGGCTCGATCATCAACACGGCCTCGTTCGTGGCCGTCATGGGCGCGGCGACCTCGCAGATCTCCTACTCCGCGTCCAAGGGCGGCGTCCTGTCGATGACCCGCGAGCTCGGCGTGCAGTTCGCCCGCCAGGGCG
This genomic window from Nocardioides marmoribigeumensis contains:
- a CDS encoding aldehyde dehydrogenase family protein is translated as MTHTVINPATGAPVADVASASVEETDAAIARAKAAFPGWRDTAPGDKARILRRFAAVIDEHLDELADLEVRNAGHTLGNARWEAGNVRDVVNYYSAAPERLFGRQIPVAGGVDVTFHEPLGVVGVIVPWNFPMPIAGWGFAPAIAAGNTVVLKPAELTPLTAIRIGELALEAGLPEGVLTVVPGKGSVVGERFVTHPDVRKVCFTGSTGVGKRIMAGCADQVKRVTLELGGKSANVVFADADVAAAAAAAPYAVFDNAGQDCCARSRILVQRSAYDEFLTHLQTAVEGMRVTDPSDPDSEMGPLVSAQQRETVQGYLDGVDVAFTGSAPSGGDWDGGFWMPPTVVLNEDPAARIWREEVFGPVVAVMPFDDEADAVRLANDTEFGLSGSIYTSDLGRALRVSRAIEAGNLSVNSHSSVRYWTPFGGFKQSGLGRELGPDAPHAFTEEKNVFFAQ
- a CDS encoding FadR/GntR family transcriptional regulator; the protein is MPGVARQPGLGHAVLRPVRTHHAFEGCVEQLATAIRLGAYPYGSTLPAERDLAERMSVSRATLREAIAALRQAGMVETTRGRGGGTRVVYRPPVPSEEERGRLAGRREELLDSLVLRRVVEPGACWTAASRDLPAADRMMLTSALIEVEQAREPGRHRQADSRLHLALATASGSRLLLDAVTAAQSMLHDMLQAIPVLEANIAHSDTQHRAIVQAVLQRDPPKARLVMERHCDDTAALLRGLLDLTGP
- a CDS encoding glutamine synthetase family protein, producing the protein MAPSNPDAPPLRNDRHLGVDDLRLRIERGEIDTVVVAFTDMQGRLQGKRLHGRYFLDHVLGHGTEGCNYLLGVDVDMNTVDGYAITSWERGYGDMEFQLDLSTIRLLPHLPGSAMVQCDLAWPASSSGGDHQPVVQSPRTILKRQVDRADELGYVALAGTELEFVAYQDSYEAASELNYHGLTPVNQYNVDYSILGTTRIEGLLREIRNATYAAGMNVEGAKGECNLGQHEIGFLYDDVVVTADNHAVYKTMAKEIAAQQGRSITFMAKVNEREGSSCHIHLSLRGKDGSIVFWDDDRDDRTELYDQFIAGVLATMADFTLLYAPNINSYKRFADGSFAPTAIAWGEDNRTCAVRLVGRGPAARMENRVPGGDVNPYLALAAMLAGGLHGIERGLELEPPTEGNAYTSGRPTVPRTLREAREVFTASEVARATLGDEVVDHYTNMADVELAAYQAAVTDWELRRGFERL
- a CDS encoding 3-oxoacyl-ACP reductase yields the protein MGGRLDGKVAVVTGGCSGIGLATVKRFLEEGAQVVVGDLDDAKGEALAAEAGITYVHTDVTSKDDVDALFGTAHSTYGRIDIAFNNAGISPPQDDSILDTDLDAWQLVQDVNLKSVYLCCKAVLPYMIEQGSGSIINTASFVAVMGAATSQISYSASKGGVLSMTRELGVQFARQGVRVNALCPGPVNTPLLKELFATDEERAARRLVHVPMGRFGEPEEMANAVLFLASDESSFMTASTFLVDGGISGAYVTPL